The genomic DNA AGGTCAAACCAGAAGGTCAGAGGTTCTTAAATAGACCAAATTCTgatatttcttttcctttattttcatGATGATCTTCCAGCAGTAACCGATGTCGGCACCAGTAGAAGCACGCAAACATTTTCACAGACCATTCCAAGGACAAGATGGGTTCTGTTTCTGAACAAGGTTCTTTCTCAAAAGAATTAAAAGTGAATGCATACAAGCTATTGAGACTAGTTTCTTTGCAACACAAACATTAAACATGAGAAAGAAAATGGCAAGGTTCTAGTTGATGCACAGCTTCTCTCGAAGCCAGGAAATAAACAGCTCAATTTACACCTGAAGTATGGGCGACAGAGATCTAATTCGATCAGAAGAACGTAAACATGATTCTCCCTTGATCTTTACGGTCAGTCCTAGAAAAGGAACTTTATTGTGCGTTTAAGTCGAAAGTAGCTAGTTTTGTTGAAAATTTGTTCTCCTTCTAGGAGCCACTCGAAGTATTGGATTGGGAAGCTCAATTTTTACTTCGGAGTAAAGATGCCATGGGATCACAAATTAAATGCTCCGTTTCTAAGGCTTTCATCGGCATACAGGTTAGTCGGATTGGGCAGTGAATTAGACAGCGCCCCTTTGTTGCAATTAATGAAATCCCATGTACAGACAGTGAATTGAATGACTTCAGAATAGGAGCAAGAAGACCAATCATCAAGGAAGCATCTGGCATgccaaagaaaggaaaagtcAAATTTGAATATCCAGCAGACTTTTAGGGAAAGTGGATGGCAACATTGATCATGGCTTCGGGTTCAAGCAAGGGGAAAACTAGAAGAATGCTGTCATAATGACAGGAAAACTTCTTCAATCATCTCACTACTTCATCTAACAAGCTCAAAACTTTGACAGAACGCATTGTGAGCGATGTGATGTCAAATGAGAAGACTAAAGATATTGAAAGAGCCAATTATGGAAGATGACATCAAGAATTTAGATATTGAGAAACCTTATCAAGCTGCATATACCATAATATGCAGGGTAAACATGATGAATGAAAAGGACTTCGGCAGATTATTCTAATCTACACGTCCATCCCTTAGTCAATGAAGATGAAAGGGAACTAATAGTCCCGCAACTCAAATCTCTCGGTATCTCTTTCTCGAGCCATGCACGGGTGAGCATATTATTCTAACAGGGACCATCAGCCCCTCCTCCCACAGATCCCACGCTGATACGAGGTACGATCCCAACActaaatgcaattaaatttGCTAGCCTATGACATTCACTAGTTGATAGAGAAACAGAGCTAACCGCACtgcaatttttaattttctcctACAAAGTACATAACACGCTAGTAATGAGTAGGACACGTCTACCAACGCCTGTCAGCTCATTCAATTCGGCTAGAAAGAAACCATGCCGTTAAAATTAACGGTAGAAAAACGAATTCACGCTTACTGTCCATGGAGAAATACGCTTGCTGAAATGGGTATCCTTTCCATACAAGGAACAAAACAGGGGATTCTCCTACAGTCATACTACAACAGAAGCCTTAATATATCAGCTGGGTCCATGATAAAAATAGCAAATTCGTAATGCGAGAATGGATTAGTAATGAATTTCTGCAATCTTGGGTTCACTCTACGGGCACAAACAAATCAAGGGTCGGAGGAGAAAGAACAGATGAACACAGTCACGGTAGTGATTTTGCAGAAAATTAGTTCAATTTATCACGAGGataagaaaatcgaaaggaaAGGGATTAAAAAATTCGAGCTTTACCTGAAACCTTGACAAGCAAGCCTTGCAGGCGGGGCTCGCCGGAGACAGAAAGCCAAGATAGTTTTGAAGCTAAGGCCCACAGGCAGACAGCTTCCTCAGCGCACCCGCAAGCCGCGAGTTTCTGAGCCAGCCAGACCAGCTCAGCCGCGAGCTTCTCCGCCGAGCTACCCTCCTGGACCAATTCATCCCTCGGTGTCCCGGCTAGGCTCCAGACCACATGCCCAAGCGACTTAACCACCCTCAGACCACGGTTCAGATAGAAGTACTCGGCCGGCACAACGCCCGACCTTGCGGGGCCCCCGTCCACCATTGCGGCTTCGAGCTGGGTAAGAGTCCTCGAAAACGCAGCCGAGAGAACCTTTCGATTAACCTCGCGCAGCGCCTCGGTGCCCTCCTGTTGGTTCTCGTCGATGAGCCGCTCAGCCAAGGACCGCGCGGCCTCGTACTTGCGGGAGCTCACGGGCAAGGTGTTAACTATGGCCAGCAGCTGCGAGAGTGCCCGGGCGATGGCGTAGTCGCCGACTCCGCCGGGCAACTGCAGCAGGAAGTCGGGCTTCTTACCCTTGGGCACAAAAGGGAACCTGTGGCCGCCGGAACTAAAAAGGTCGACGAGAGGGACGACGGCGGAAAGGAGgcggaggaagaagaggaagctgcTGACGATGAAGGTGTGGAGGAGGTCGAGGATTTTGTAGCGCTCAGAGAGGTTGATGAAGGGCTTTTCAGCGAAGAGGAAGAGGGATGTGAAGAGGCTACGGAGGAGAAGTGGGGCCATGGAGGTGGTGTTGCGACCCATGAGCTCCAATACCGATTGTTCGGGATCCCAAGCACTtcttacatacatatatatatatgtatgtatgtctATCTATCGAGTTATAATTTGGTAAATAATAATCGCCACTGTATATCGGACAACAGAATTGAGAcagaataataaaataaagggtAACGAAGGATACCGAAATATGACCTTTAAAACCCTTTAGATCACAATGCCAACCGGCAAAGATTCTACTATGTAATCAACTCATTATGCAGATCTCGATTTCCCTATAGACAGTAACTGAACCGAATACAAAACTATCTAATTAGGAACCTACTATTCTCTCTATCTTcgatatattaatttttttataattaacataCTGCATTACCTCAAAAAATATCCATTAGTACCGTATAATCTTGTCCCATAGAGTACACAATCTCTCACATCAACTCTTCCCTCTCTCCTCCCACACTCTCACTCTTACTTGCTCTCTCGAATGGAGCTTTTGCTTCTTATGATTGTATGTCTTGCTAGAGGGGAGGGCTCCTTTTATAGGAgaaagaaatcaataaaatatatgggCAACTTGGGGGCAATTAATGAATCTCATCCCTTACCCTTAAATTGGGATCAGATTTGCGACGGACCTCACTAAACATTGTGAAACCCAACAAAAGTGAATCAATTTTCCGATCGCTAAATTCATATTTAGATAGAAAGATTTATTGACCCgtcatttataaaaaaaaaataagaatcaaTAATATGAGATTGTGTTTGAGCTTCACAAGTATTACACTTGATCGTTCAATGGAGAGTTCAATGAATAACAGAAAAGAAATCCTTAACCAAAATATCCAGTCATCTAATCAACTTTTTAATCTCCTTATATAAAgataatgaaattgaaaataaataaaattgagaaacaagctaattctaatttctttaaaaa from Punica granatum isolate Tunisia-2019 chromosome 2, ASM765513v2, whole genome shotgun sequence includes the following:
- the LOC116198200 gene encoding uncharacterized protein LOC116198200, which gives rise to MYVRSAWDPEQSVLELMGRNTTSMAPLLLRSLFTSLFLFAEKPFINLSERYKILDLLHTFIVSSFLFFLRLLSAVVPLVDLFSSGGHRFPFVPKGKKPDFLLQLPGGVGDYAIARALSQLLAIVNTLPVSSRKYEAARSLAERLIDENQQEGTEALREVNRKVLSAAFSRTLTQLEAAMVDGGPARSGVVPAEYFYLNRGLRVVKSLGHVVWSLAGTPRDELVQEGSSAEKLAAELVWLAQKLAACGCAEEAVCLWALASKLSWLSVSGEPRLQGLLVKVSAFLFKQAKDMRVDPANGTEKEQQRQTKMKMLMSWLPLLCRASNGTDAPVLSLGERAELERVLEETIEMLDQEEEQEQVLSQWLHHFMYCPSSDWPNLHSSYTRWCTASRKLLPLPVNAN